From Solanum lycopersicum chromosome 8, SLM_r2.1, the proteins below share one genomic window:
- the HMGS1 gene encoding hydroxymethylglutaryl-CoA synthase, producing the protein MASQPKNVGILAMEIYFPPTCLQQEVLEAHDGASKGKYTIGLGQDCMGFCTEVEDVISMSLTAVNSLLEKYSVDPKQIGRLEVGSETVIDKSKSIKTFLMEIFEKHGNTDIEGVDSTNACYGGTAALFNCVNWVESASWDGRYGLVVCTDSAVYAEGPARPTGGAAAIAMLVGPDAPIVFESKIRASHMSHVYDFYKPILDSEYPVVDGKLSQTCYLMALDACYKSLCNKYEKLEGKQFSMSDAAYFVFHSPYNKLVQKSFSRLLFNDFLRNASSIDESAKKILAPFESLTGDESYQSRDLEKASQQLAKPLYDEKVQPTTLIPKQVGNMYTASLYAAFASLLHNKHNTLAGQRVIMFSYGSGLTATMFSLKFNEGQHPFSLSNIASVMNVTEKLESRHEFTPEKFIEILKLMEHRYGAKDFVTSKDCSLLAPGTYYLTEVDSKYRRFYAKKAQENGLVNGH; encoded by the exons ATGGCTTCTCAACCGAAGAATGTTGGAATTCTCGCTATGGAGATTTACTTTCCTCCTACTTGTCTTCAGCAG GAAGTATTGGAGGCTCATGATGGAGCAAGCAAAGGCAAGTATACAATTGGTCTTGGACAAGATTGCATGGGCTTTTGCACTGAGGTTGAAGATGTTATATCAATGAG TTTGACAGCTGTGAATTCCCTACTGGAGAAGTATTCTGTTGATCCAAAGCAAATTGGTCGACTAGAGGTTGGAAGTGAAACTGTTATTGATAAGAGCAAATCTATCAAGACATTCTTAATGGAAATATTTGAG AAACATGGAAATACTGACATTGAAGGAGTTGACTCAACTAATGCCTGTTATGGGGGAACTGCTGCATTGTTCAACTGTGTAAATTGGGTGGAGAGTGCTTCATGGGATGGACGCTATGGTCTTGTAGTATGCACGGATAGCGCG GTCTATGCGGAGGGGCCTGCTCGGCCTACTGGAGGAGCTGCAGCCATTGCTATGCTTGTTGGGCCTGATGCTCCTATAGTATTTGAAAGCAAGATCAGGGCTAGCCATATGTCCCATGTCTATGATTTTTACAAGCCCATCCTTGACAGTGAATATCCA GTGGTTGATGGTAAGCTTTCACAAACCTGTTATCTAATGGCACTTGATGCTTGCTACAAGAGTTTATGCAACAA ATATGAGAAATTGGAAGGCAAGCAATTTTCAATGTCGGATGCAGCCTACTTTGTGTTCCATTCACCATACAACAAG CTTGTGCAGAAGAGCTTTAGTCGGTTGCTGTTCAATGATTTTCTAAGGAATGCTAG CTCTATTGATGAGTCTGCCAAAAAAATCCTGGCCCCCTTTGAATCCTTGACCGGTGATGAAAGCTACCAGAGCCGTGATCTTGAGAAG GCATCCCAACAACTTGCTAAACCACTTTATGATGAGAAGGTGCAACCTACCACATTGATACCAAAACAAGTTGGCAACATGTACACCGCATCTCTTTATGCTGCTTTTGCATCCCTCCTTCACAATAAGCATAACACATTG GCTGGTCAGCGGGTAATCATGTTTTCTTATGGGAGTGGATTGACTGCAACTATGTTTTCGCTAAAGTTTAACGAAGGTCAACATCCTTTTAGTTTGTCAAACATTGCAAGCGTGATGAATGTCACAGAGAAGTTAGAATCGAGACATGAG TTCACTCCTGAAAAATTCATCGAAATATTGAAACTAATGGAGCATAGATATGGTGCCAAGGACTTCGTGACCAGCAAGGATTGCAGCCTTCTTGCACCAGGAACCTACTACCTAACAGAAGTTGATTCCAAGTACAGAAGATTTTATGCAAAGAAGGCTCAGGAGAATGGGCTGGTCAACGGACACtag
- the LOC101249114 gene encoding uncharacterized protein, which yields MQSPCFSCICCQNSHGDQNPSSRISIIITCHREFIDAIASSIHPNSQFTNHECLPSYEELFANLQEAYPHYSQTNLADEIRANEYHHLTLSKHVCLDYTGNGLFSYYQQQKMIKSHPIHDSIASSSSSAPPPPTHDEPFFNISYKSVSLTTQLLYGGQESVTERKMRKRIMKYMNVSKHDYSMVFTANQSSAFNLLADSYPFESNPNLLTVYDHENEAVEGMIDNARRKGAKVAAAEFSWPNLRINSRKLGKTLSVKKKQGLFVFPLQSKVTGTRYSYQWMNIAQENGWHVVFDASALGPKDMETLGLSIFQPDFLICSFYKVFGENPSGFCCLFVKNPTISQLNKSITSLGIIRLVPVDTKSFEHDSSSSSSSSTSSVYNQENSVSEFQEIEQVSDHDQEPKKITTLFEILKWGNKSNEKTLSTTTTSLECRGLDHADKLGLILTSSRARYLINWLINALTRLQHPHTEDIHIPLVKIYGSTIHFNRGPAVAFNVFDWKGQKIDPTLVQKLADRHNISLSCAFLKHIWFSKMYDDEKNTTLDSCDDDNYKNKNKKKGKLSFGVSVISVSIGMMTNFEDLYKLWSFIARFLDADFVEKEKWRYKALNQTTIEV from the coding sequence TCCCTCCTCTAGAATCAGCATAATCATCACTTGTCATCGCGAATTCATCGATGCAATAGCTTCATCCATCCATCCAAATTCCCAATTCACTAACCATGAGTGTTTACCTTCTTACGAGGAACTATTTGCCAACTTACAAGAAGCGTATCCACATTACAGCCAGACTAATCTTGCAGATGAAATTCGAGCTAACGAATACCATCACCTCACTCTATCGAAACATGTTTGTCTTGATTACACTGGCAATGGTCTTTTCTCTTACTACCAACAACAGAAGATGATCAAATCTCATCCAATTCACGATTCAATCGCctcttcatcatcatcagctCCACCTCCTCCTACTCACGACGAGCCTTTCTTTAACATTTCGTATAAGTCAGTGAGTTTAACTACTCAACTGCTCTACGGAGGTCAAGAATCTGTTACAGAACGTAAAATGAGGAAAAGGATTATGAAATACATGAATGTCTCTAAGCATGACTACTCCATGGTCTTCACAGCTAACCAATCTTCTGCATTTAACCTCTTGGCTGACTCGTACCCCTTCGAGTCTAATCCTAACCTCCTTACAGTTTACGATCATGAAAATGAAGCAGTGGAAGGAATGATCGATAACGCTAGGAGAAAAGGGGCTAAAGTGGCAGCAGCAGAGTTCTCATGGCCTAATTTGAGAATCAACTCAAGAAAACTAGGAAAAACGCTTAGTGTCAAGAAGAAACAGGGGTTATTTGTTTTCCCTCTTCAGTCTAAAGTGACGGGAACGAGATATTCGTATCAATGGATGAATATTGCACAAGAAAACGGATGGCATGTCGTGTTTGATGCATCTGCTTTAGGTCCCAAAGACATGGAAACATTAGGCTTATCGATTTTTCAGCCTGATTTTCTCATTTGCAGTTTCTACAAAGTGTTTGGTGAAAATCCTTCCGGTTTTTGCTGTTTGTTCGTGAAAAACCCAACTATATCACAATTGAACAAATCAATAACTAGCTTGGGAATTATTCGTCTTGTTCCAGTAGACACGAAATCATTTGAACACgactcctcctcctcctcttcttcttcaacttcatcgGTATACAATCAAGAAAACTCTGTTTCAGAATTCCAAGAAATCGAACAAGTGTCTGATCATGATCAAGAACCAAAGAAAATAACCACATTGTTCGAAATACTGAAATGGGGTAACAAATCCAACGAGAAGACTCTTTCCACGACAACTACGAGCTTGGAATGCAGAGGATTAGACCATGCTGATAAACTCGGACTAATATTGACAAGTAGCAGAGCAAGATACCTTATAAACTGGCTAATAAACGCGTTAACGCGTCTTCAACATCCTCATACTGAAGATATTCATATTCCTTTAGTGAAAATCTATGGATCAACCATACATTTCAATAGAGGACCAGCTGTGGCATTCAATGTGTTTGATTGGAAAGGCCAAAAGATTGATCCAACACTAGTACAAAAACTCGCGGATCGACACAACATATCACTTTCTTGTGCATTTTTGAAACATATATGGTTTTCAAAAATGTATGACGATGAAAAAAATACAACCTTAGACAGCtgtgatgatgataattataagaacaagaacaagaagaaggggaaattgagttttggtgtatCAGTTATTAGTGTTTCAATTGGAATGATGACAAATTTTGAAGATTTGTATAAGTTATGGAGTTTTATAGCTAGATTTTTGGATGCTGATTTTGTAGAGAAAGAGAAATGGAGATATAAGGCACTTAATCAAACAACTATTGAGGTGTag